In the Helianthus annuus cultivar XRQ/B chromosome 11, HanXRQr2.0-SUNRISE, whole genome shotgun sequence genome, one interval contains:
- the LOC110919888 gene encoding uncharacterized protein LOC110919888, with protein MLNVSPWKGVVRFRKGGKPSPRYIGPFEIDFRVGSVAYRLKLPQELSGVHGMFHISNLKKCLSDETLIIHPGEVRVDDKLRFIEEPVEVLDWKIQKLRRSRIKLVKVRWDSKCGPEFTWERQDQMQWKYPHLFPPSAKTKPVG; from the coding sequence ATGTTGAATGTATCGCCTTGGAAAGGAGTTGTGAGGTTTAGAAAAGGGGGAAAGCCGAGCCCACGTTATATAGGTCCTTTCGAAATCGATTTTCGAGTTGGATCAGTCGCGTATAGACTTAAGCTACCGCAGGAATTAAGTGGAGTACATGGCATGTTTCATATCTCCaatttgaagaagtgtctgtctgaTGAGACGCTGATTATACACCCTGGTGAGGTTCGAGTGGATGATAAACTGAGATTTATCGAAGAACCAGTAGAGGTTCTGGATTGGAAAATTCAGAAACTTAGGAGGAGTAGGATTAagttggtcaaggttcgctgggattCTAAATGTGGACccgagttcacatgggaacgacAAGACCAGATGCAATGGAAATATCCACATCTCTTCCCACCTAGTGCGAAAACTAAACCTGTAGGGTAG